Below is a genomic region from Actinomadura sp. NAK00032.
GTGGTCGCCTCCGGTCCCGAGCCGGACACCGCGATCGGGCTCGGCCCGGAGCATCTCGCGATCCTGCGGCTCTGCCAGAACGTCATCTCCGTCGCCGAACTCACCGGCCATCTCAACCTGCCCGTCGCGACGGTGCGGGTGATGCTCGGCGACCTCCTCGACAAGGGGTTCGTCTCCATGCAGGAACCCGAACCGGAGGCGGACATGCACGACATCAGGCTCTACAAGGCGGTGATCGATGGTCTCCGGGCCCTCTAGGGGGATGCGCGCCCGCCGGCTCCCCACCGCGGTCAAGATCGTGATCGCGGGCGGTTTCGGCGTCGGCAAGACCACCATGGTAGGCACGGTCTCCGAGACGCAGCCGCTGCGCACCGAGGAACTCCTGACCGACCAGGGCATCGGCGTGGACGACGTGTCCGGGGTGGAGCGCAAGAACACCACCACGGTCGCGATGGACTTCGGCCGCATCACGATGCGCAACGAGTACGTCCTCTACCTGTTCGGCACGCCCGGCCAGGAGCGCTTCTGGTTCATGTGGGACGAGGTCGTCATCGGCGCGCTCGGCGCCGTCGTCCTCGCCGACACCCGCCGGCTGTCCGACTGCTTCCCGTCGGTCGACTACTTCGAGCGGCGCGGCACGCCGTTCATCGTCGCCGTCAACTGCTTCGAGGGCGCGCAGCGCTACGACCTGGCGGAGATCCAGATGGCCCTGAACCTGGGCCCCAAGGTCCCCGTCATGCTCTGCGACGCGCGCAGCATCGACTCGTGCAAGGAGGTCCTCATCGACCTCGTCCTGCACGCGATGAAGGCCCGCGGGGTCACCGAGGAGCCCGAGCCGCAGAACGTCTAGCCGCGCCCAGGGCCGGCGAGCAGCGGGAACCCGCGCTCGCCGGCCCTTGCCGTCCCGGGCCCGCCGCCGAGGGCGGCGGCGAAGGCGCGCAGGGTCGCGGTGGTGCGCTCCGGCCGCCAGACGAGCGTGAGCGCCGAGCGGGGCAGCCCCGTGACCGGGACGAAGGCGATGTCGCCGCGCGCCTGGCCGCGCGCGGTCGGGACGCACAGCAGCATCGCCCCGCGCCCCACGGCGACCAGCGCGAGCGCCTCCTGGATCGTGCTGACGGCCGGGCCGGACGGGATCAGCCGGCCGCCGGGCGTCGCCCCCGGCGACTGCGCCTCCCGCCAGTAGCGCGGCGCCGGCCCGGCGACCCTGATCAGCGCGTGCCCGGCGAGCTGCTCGGCGTCGACGGACGGGCGCCCCGCGAGCGGATGGCCGGCGGGGACGGCGAGGCTCAGCGGCGCCTCGTTGAAGACCGGGCCGGTGGCGAGGTCGCGCTCCCGCACCGGCGCCAGCACGATCGCGGCGTCGAGGTCCCCGTCCCGGACGGCGCCGAACGGGTCCGCGAGCGGCACCTCGACGGTGTGCACCTCCGAGCCGGGATGGTCGCGCTCGAACGCGGCGACGAAGCCCATCAGCTCCTCGTCCAGCGCGCCGAGGAACCCGACCCGCAGCACGCCGCCGACACCGCGCGCGGCGGCCCTGGCCCGGTCGACGGCGGAGAGGACGGCCGCGTACGCGGGCTCCAGCTCGTCCCGCAGGGTCGCGCCGAGCGGGGTCAGCCGCACCCGGCGGCTGGTGCGTTCCACGAGCCGGGCCCCGACCCGCTGCTCCAGCGCGCGCAGCAGCTGGCTGACGCGGCTCTGGGACAGGTAGAGGCGTTCCGCGGTCCGGCCGAAGTGCAGCTCCTCGCTGAGGACGAGGAAGCACTCCACCTCCCGGGCCTCGATCTCGGGCACCGCGCTCCTCCGGTCGGCGATCGATCAGTCTCGCTCATACAAGGATGCGATCTTCGCCGTTGTTCCCGGCGCGCCGGCGCAGCAGGGTCGTGGGCATGACGCACGCTCCCCTCTCCCCCCTGTCCGCACCCCGGCGCGGCCGGCCCGCGGTCCTCGCGGTCGCCGCGACGACGTTCCTGGTCGTCACCAGCGAGATGCTGCCGGTCGGGCTGCTCACCTCGATCGGCCCCGACCTCGGGGTGTCCGCGGGCGCCGCCGGGCTGGCGATGACCGTGCCCGGCCTCGTGGCCGCGCTCTCGGCGCTCGTGCTCCCCGCCGCCACCGCCCGGTTCGACCGGCGGACGGTGCTGGCCGTGCTGGCGGGCCTGCTGGCCGCCGCCGACCTGGCCTCGGCCGCCGCACCGAATCTGGGGGTGCTGCTGGTCGCGCGGGTGCTGGTCGGCATGGCGATCGGCGGGGTGTGGGCGATCGCCGGCGGGCTGGCGGTCCGGCTGGTTCCGGCGCGCTCCGCCGGCACCGCCACCTCGGTCATCTTCGGCGGGATCGCGGTGGCGTCGGTGGTGGGCGTCCCCGCCGGCACGCTGCTCGGCGACCTGGCCGGCTGGCGGGCCGCGTTCGCCGCGGCCGGGGTGTGCGCGGCCGCCGCCTGCGCCGCGCTGGCCGTGCTGCTGCCGCCGCTGCCCGGCACCGGCCCGGCGGGCCTGCGGCGGCTGCCGGGGCTGCTGCGCGTGCCCGCCGCGCGGGCCGGGCTGCTGGTCACGATGCTGCTCGTCACCGGGCACTTCGCGGCGTACACCTACGTGCGTCCCGTCCTGGAGGGGGTGTCCGGCGTGGACGCCGACCTGATCAGCACACTCCTGCTCGGCTACGGCGTCGCGGGCGTCGTCGGGAACTTCGCCGCAGGGTCGGCATCGGCGCGCGACCCGCGCCGCACCCTCATCGCGCTCGCCGCGCTGCTCGCACCGGCCGCCCTGCTGATCCCCATCGCAGGTCGGAACCCGCTCCCGGCAGTGGTGCTGCTGATCCTGTGGGGCATCGCCTACGGCGGCGTATCGGTCACCCTGCAGAACTGGCTGCTGCGAGCGGCGCCCGACGCACCCGAGCCCGTGTCGGCGCTGTTCGTCGCCACGTTCAACATCGCGATCTCGCTGGGAGCGCTGACCGGCGGACGCGTCACCGACGCCGCCGGAGCGGAAGGCGTCATGTGGCTGGGCGGTGCGCTGGCCGTACTCGCCCTGGCCGCCGCGATGACGCTCGGGCATCGCCGGGACGGCGAGGTTCGCGCCCGCCCGGTGCGGGAGGCTCAGCCGGTGCGGGAGACGACGTAGTCGCAGAGGTTGGTGAACGCCTCGCGGGCCGGGACGTCCGGGAGGGTGAGGAGTTCGGTGCGCGCGTCCTCGGCCCACCGGCGCAGGTCGGCGCGGGCGCGGGCCATCGCGGGGTGGGCGCGCAGGAGGGTGAGGGCCTCGGCGTGCAGCGCGTCGTCGGTGAGGTCCTGGACGAGCAGCTCGCGGAGCCGGGCGTCGTCCGGGCCGGAGCCGATGCCGGCGAGCACGTGGTGCACCGGCAGCGTGCGGATGCCCTCGCGCAGGTCGGTGCCGGGGGTCTTGCCCGACTCCTCGGTCTCGGAGTCGATGTCGAGGATGTCGTCGGACAGCTGGAACGCGATGCCGATCTTCTCGCACGCGGAGGTGACCGTGTCGACGACGTGCGCGGGGGCGCCCGACAGCAGCGCGCCGAACTGGCCGGAGACGGCGATGAGCGACGCGGTCTTGTCGGCGACGACCTGGAGGTAGTGCTTGAGGGGGTCGGCGTCCTCGCCGGGGCCGACGGTCTCCTGGATCTGGCCGCGGACGAGCCGCGCGAACGCGCGGGCCTGGATCCGGACCGCCTCGGGGCCGAGGTCGGCGAGCAGGTCGGACGCGCGGGCGAACAGGTAGTCGCCGGTGAGGATCGCGACGGTGTTCGTCCACCGGGAGTTGGCGGACTGCTGGCCGCGGCGGACGGTCGCCTCGTCCATCACGTCGTCGTGGTAGAGCGTGCCGAGATGGGTCAGCTCGACGACGACGGCGGCCGGCACCACGCCGGCCGCGGCGGGGTCGCCGAAGTGGGAGGCGAGCAGTACCAGCATGGGCCGGAACCGCTTGCCGCCCGCCTCGACGAGGTGCTCGGAAGCCTCGGTGAGCAGCGGGTCCTCACCGCGCACGCAGTCGAGCAGCAGGGCCTCGACGTCGGTCAAACGCGCCTTGGCGTCGGACGCGAGCGCGGCGTCGATGGGAAGCCCGAACGGGCCGGTCCCCTTGACGGCCGGCCCGCCGGACTTCTCCGCGGATGGGTTGCTCACCCAGACTCCCTAACGGACGAACATGTGGGTCGTGGCCTGACCCGCGAGGTCCAGGACCGGCTGCGGGATCACGCCGAGTACCACAGTAGCCGTCACACCGAGCGCCACCGCTACCGCGGTCGCCGGCCCGGCCACCACGACCGGGCCCTCGGCGTCCGGCTCGCTGAAGAACATCACCACGATCACCCGCACGTAGAAGAACGCGGCGACCGCGGACGAGACGACCGCGACGATGACCAGCGGCGTCGCGCCCTCCTCGACGGCGGCCTTGAACACCGCGAACTTCCCGGTGAACCCGCTGGTGAGCGGGATGCCCGCGAACGCCAGCAGGAAGAAGGCGAACGCGCCCGCGACCACCGGGGAGCGCTTGCCGAGCCCGGCCCACCGGGACAGGTGCCCGGCCTCGCCGCCCGCGTCCCGCACCATCGTGACGACGGCGAACGCGCCGACCGAGGTGAAGCCGTAGGCGAGCAGGTAGAACAGGCTGCTCGACAGGCCGTGCGGGGAGCTGGCGATCACGCCCATGAGCAGGAAGCCCGCGTGCGCGATGGACGAGTAGGCCAGCATCCGCTTGATGTCGGTCTGCGTGATCGCGATGATCGACCCGGCGACCATCGTGAGAATCGCCACACCCCACATGACGGGCCGCCAGTCCCAGCGCAGCGTCTCGAACGCCACGTAGTAGACCCGCAGGATCCCGCCGAACGCGGCGACGACCGTCCCGGACGCCATCAGCGCCGTGATCGGGGTGGGGGCGCCCTGGTAGACGTCCGGCTTCCACATGTGGAAGGGGACGCCGCCGAGCTTGAACAGCAGCCCGACCGACAGCAGCGCGACGCCCGCGAGCAGCAGGGTCTCGTTGCCGGCGTCCTTGCCGATCTCGGCGGAGATGTCCGCCAGCCGCACCGACCCGGCGTACCCGTACAGCAGCGCCGCGCCGTACAGGAAGAACGCCGACGAGAACGCGCCGAGCAGGAAGTACTTGACCGCCGCCTCCTGGGAGAGGAGGCGCCGCCGGCGGGCGAGCCCGCACAGCAGGTACAGCGGCAGCGACATGACCTCCAGCGCCACGAACATCGTGAGCAGGTCGTTCGCCGCCGGGAACATGACCATGCCCGCGACGGCGAACATCATCAGCGGGTACACCTCGGTCTGGGTGACCCCCGCCTCGGCGGTCCGCTGCTCGGCCTCGGTGCCGGGCAGCGCGGACGCCTGCGCGGCGAAGTGCCCGCCGGTCGCGTGGCCGCCGCGCTCGGCGATCAGCAGCAGGCTGACCAGGGCCAGCAGCAGGATGGTGCCCTGGATGAACAGCGTCGGCCCGTCCACGCCGAGCGCGCCCTCGGCCGCGACGTGGTGCGGGTTGTCGCGCCACGCGAGCGCGACCGTCCAGCCGAAGCCGCCCGCGAGGCCGAGGAACGCGAGCGGCACCTGCGCGTAGTAGCGCGCGTTGCGGCCGACGAACGCCTCGACGAGCACGCCCACGACGGCGGCGCCGAGGATCAGCAGCAGCGGGCCGATCTGCCCGTACTCGATGTGCGGCGCGGGGATGTCACCCCCTTGCGCGAGGACCGCGCTCACCTGGCTGGAGGTGCTCATGGACGGGCTCCGTTCTCGGCGACGTTACCGGTGACGTCCGGCGCCGGGTCGTGCTGGTCGACCCTGGCCAGCGTGTGGTCCACCGACGGGTTGATCACGTGCAGCACCGGCTGCGGGAAGAAGCCCATCGCCACGATGATCGCGATGATCGGGCCGATGACCCACTTCTCCCGGGCGGACAGGTCCTTCATGCCCTCCACCGCGGGCACCGGCCGGCCGCCCATGGTCCGCTGGTACATCCAGAGGATGTAGATCGCGGCGAGCACGATGGCGATGATGGAGGCGACGGCGGCCCACTCGTAGCGGCTGAACGTGCCGACCACGACCAGGAACTCCGACACGAACGGCGACAGGCCCGGCAGCGACAGCCCGGACAGGCCGGCGATCAGGAACGTCCCGGCGAGCA
It encodes:
- a CDS encoding DUF742 domain-containing protein; its protein translation is MMPPEDPSPEFWSEEPARHPETDAERWLDEHAGPMVRPYVMTSGRIEPTRGKFDLITLVVASGPEPDTAIGLGPEHLAILRLCQNVISVAELTGHLNLPVATVRVMLGDLLDKGFVSMQEPEPEADMHDIRLYKAVIDGLRAL
- a CDS encoding ATP/GTP-binding protein; this translates as MVSGPSRGMRARRLPTAVKIVIAGGFGVGKTTMVGTVSETQPLRTEELLTDQGIGVDDVSGVERKNTTTVAMDFGRITMRNEYVLYLFGTPGQERFWFMWDEVVIGALGAVVLADTRRLSDCFPSVDYFERRGTPFIVAVNCFEGAQRYDLAEIQMALNLGPKVPVMLCDARSIDSCKEVLIDLVLHAMKARGVTEEPEPQNV
- a CDS encoding LysR family transcriptional regulator; amino-acid sequence: MPEIEAREVECFLVLSEELHFGRTAERLYLSQSRVSQLLRALEQRVGARLVERTSRRVRLTPLGATLRDELEPAYAAVLSAVDRARAAARGVGGVLRVGFLGALDEELMGFVAAFERDHPGSEVHTVEVPLADPFGAVRDGDLDAAIVLAPVRERDLATGPVFNEAPLSLAVPAGHPLAGRPSVDAEQLAGHALIRVAGPAPRYWREAQSPGATPGGRLIPSGPAVSTIQEALALVAVGRGAMLLCVPTARGQARGDIAFVPVTGLPRSALTLVWRPERTTATLRAFAAALGGGPGTARAGERGFPLLAGPGRG
- a CDS encoding MFS transporter; the encoded protein is MTHAPLSPLSAPRRGRPAVLAVAATTFLVVTSEMLPVGLLTSIGPDLGVSAGAAGLAMTVPGLVAALSALVLPAATARFDRRTVLAVLAGLLAAADLASAAAPNLGVLLVARVLVGMAIGGVWAIAGGLAVRLVPARSAGTATSVIFGGIAVASVVGVPAGTLLGDLAGWRAAFAAAGVCAAAACAALAVLLPPLPGTGPAGLRRLPGLLRVPAARAGLLVTMLLVTGHFAAYTYVRPVLEGVSGVDADLISTLLLGYGVAGVVGNFAAGSASARDPRRTLIALAALLAPAALLIPIAGRNPLPAVVLLILWGIAYGGVSVTLQNWLLRAAPDAPEPVSALFVATFNIAISLGALTGGRVTDAAGAEGVMWLGGALAVLALAAAMTLGHRRDGEVRARPVREAQPVRETT
- a CDS encoding polyprenyl synthetase family protein gives rise to the protein MDAALASDAKARLTDVEALLLDCVRGEDPLLTEASEHLVEAGGKRFRPMLVLLASHFGDPAAAGVVPAAVVVELTHLGTLYHDDVMDEATVRRGQQSANSRWTNTVAILTGDYLFARASDLLADLGPEAVRIQARAFARLVRGQIQETVGPGEDADPLKHYLQVVADKTASLIAVSGQFGALLSGAPAHVVDTVTSACEKIGIAFQLSDDILDIDSETEESGKTPGTDLREGIRTLPVHHVLAGIGSGPDDARLRELLVQDLTDDALHAEALTLLRAHPAMARARADLRRWAEDARTELLTLPDVPAREAFTNLCDYVVSRTG
- the nuoN gene encoding NADH-quinone oxidoreductase subunit NuoN, with amino-acid sequence MSTSSQVSAVLAQGGDIPAPHIEYGQIGPLLLILGAAVVGVLVEAFVGRNARYYAQVPLAFLGLAGGFGWTVALAWRDNPHHVAAEGALGVDGPTLFIQGTILLLALVSLLLIAERGGHATGGHFAAQASALPGTEAEQRTAEAGVTQTEVYPLMMFAVAGMVMFPAANDLLTMFVALEVMSLPLYLLCGLARRRRLLSQEAAVKYFLLGAFSSAFFLYGAALLYGYAGSVRLADISAEIGKDAGNETLLLAGVALLSVGLLFKLGGVPFHMWKPDVYQGAPTPITALMASGTVVAAFGGILRVYYVAFETLRWDWRPVMWGVAILTMVAGSIIAITQTDIKRMLAYSSIAHAGFLLMGVIASSPHGLSSSLFYLLAYGFTSVGAFAVVTMVRDAGGEAGHLSRWAGLGKRSPVVAGAFAFFLLAFAGIPLTSGFTGKFAVFKAAVEEGATPLVIVAVVSSAVAAFFYVRVIVVMFFSEPDAEGPVVVAGPATAVAVALGVTATVVLGVIPQPVLDLAGQATTHMFVR